In Halovivax gelatinilyticus, the following are encoded in one genomic region:
- the gnd gene encoding phosphogluconate dehydrogenase (NAD(+)-dependent, decarboxylating) translates to MHLGLIGLGRMGRIVADRCLDAGHDVVAFDVDEEAVAAAADAGATPADSVADLVAKLEDAGGPKHIWLMVPAGDAVDAALADLDSRLTDEDVVVDGGNSYFKDSIRRAESCPAAYLDCGTSGGPAGADLGFSLMIGGPEWAYAALEPVFDAVATGPDGHAHMGPSGSGHYVKMVHNGVEYALMQAYGEGFELLSEGRYDLDLEAVARVWNNGAVIRSWLLELCEEAFGEEGSDLGDVADRIEGGSTGTWTVTEGLEQEVPVPLIYTALAERFGSRADDGRFSRRLASRLRYGFGRHDVPRRE, encoded by the coding sequence ATGCACCTGGGCCTGATCGGACTCGGACGGATGGGGCGTATTGTGGCGGATCGCTGTCTGGATGCCGGACACGACGTGGTCGCGTTCGACGTAGACGAGGAGGCGGTCGCGGCCGCGGCCGACGCGGGGGCAACACCGGCCGATTCCGTCGCAGATCTCGTCGCGAAACTGGAAGACGCGGGCGGCCCGAAGCACATCTGGCTGATGGTCCCGGCCGGCGACGCCGTCGACGCCGCACTCGCCGATCTCGACTCGCGACTCACCGACGAGGACGTCGTCGTCGACGGCGGCAACTCCTACTTCAAGGACTCGATCCGACGGGCGGAGTCCTGTCCGGCGGCGTACCTCGACTGCGGCACGTCCGGCGGCCCCGCCGGTGCCGATCTCGGCTTCTCCCTGATGATCGGCGGTCCCGAGTGGGCGTACGCGGCACTCGAACCCGTCTTCGACGCGGTCGCGACGGGACCGGACGGCCACGCGCACATGGGTCCGTCGGGCTCCGGTCACTACGTGAAGATGGTCCACAACGGCGTCGAGTACGCCCTGATGCAGGCCTACGGCGAAGGGTTCGAACTCCTCTCGGAGGGACGATACGATCTCGATCTCGAAGCCGTCGCGCGCGTCTGGAACAACGGCGCCGTTATCCGATCGTGGCTGCTCGAACTCTGTGAGGAGGCGTTCGGCGAGGAGGGATCCGACCTGGGCGACGTCGCCGACCGCATCGAGGGCGGCTCGACGGGAACCTGGACCGTCACGGAGGGGCTCGAACAGGAGGTGCCGGTCCCGCTGATCTACACCGCCCTCGCAGAGCGGTTCGGATCGCGCGCGGACGACGGTCGCTTCTCACGGCGACTCGCCAGCCGACTTCGGTACGGATTCGGCCGCCACGACGTGCCGCGACGCGAGTGA
- a CDS encoding MATE family efflux transporter, protein MPDEPRDGDGGDRDPFGPRDDASPPDSSADSDDLRPSRDGAGEGQSDADRSESDPSPATDSDTRATAGSTNNDSPDDGAGTDDEPPQDADQAPVSSITEGSLTRPLFHLAWPIVVIQLLQVTYNVVDTLYLGRLSAESVGAISLAFPLIFLLIAVAGGFTTAGAILVAQYTGARGDRSAGLVAGQTLSFVAGLSVVIGAVGYVYTRPALELLPSDPDTAETVIPLAADYMEVIFLGMPLMFGFFVFAALMRGYGDTRTPMVVMVLSVLINVLADPFFIFGFEANPLFGWLDATPVVGTVDFAGLEAGLYDLTGFAGWGIEGAAFATILARGVATAVGLYVLFATNRGPTVGIEHLAPNVGIIEDVIRLGTPSMIEQTTSALAMITLTAIVVTFSPEVVAAYGLGNRLISLVFLPAMGLGRAIDTMVGQNLGADRADRAAKAVWLAATTGAGVMLVVAVIAVTFTEPIVSVFLGDVPNAPETIAHGVDYVRIRSVEFAFIGVSQVILGGFRGAGNTKTAMVISMCTLWVGRVASVLVLSFSVAVTIPVVDVTITTFGWGVTGVWVGMALGNVLGAIVGVAWFTRGTWREKYIDDERPPAAEETAPKSSTSASDE, encoded by the coding sequence GTGCCTGACGAACCCCGCGACGGTGACGGCGGGGATCGTGATCCGTTCGGCCCCCGAGACGACGCGTCTCCTCCCGATTCGTCGGCCGATTCCGACGATCTACGTCCGTCACGAGACGGCGCTGGCGAGGGACAGTCCGACGCGGACCGTTCCGAAAGCGATCCATCTCCGGCAACCGACAGCGACACGCGTGCCACGGCGGGGAGTACCAACAATGATTCGCCCGATGACGGGGCGGGAACCGACGACGAGCCGCCACAGGACGCCGATCAGGCACCGGTTTCGTCGATCACTGAGGGCAGTCTCACGCGACCGTTGTTTCACCTCGCCTGGCCGATCGTCGTAATTCAGCTGTTGCAGGTTACCTACAACGTCGTCGACACGCTGTATCTCGGTCGGCTCTCGGCCGAGTCCGTCGGCGCGATCAGCCTCGCGTTTCCGCTGATCTTCCTGTTGATCGCCGTCGCAGGCGGATTTACGACCGCCGGTGCGATCCTCGTCGCCCAGTACACCGGAGCCCGCGGCGATCGATCGGCGGGACTCGTCGCCGGACAGACGCTCTCGTTCGTCGCCGGCCTCTCGGTGGTGATCGGTGCGGTCGGGTACGTCTACACCCGGCCGGCGCTCGAACTCCTGCCGAGCGATCCGGACACGGCCGAGACGGTGATTCCGCTCGCGGCGGACTACATGGAGGTTATCTTTCTGGGCATGCCGTTGATGTTCGGGTTCTTCGTCTTCGCCGCGCTCATGCGCGGCTACGGCGACACCCGAACGCCGATGGTCGTGATGGTCCTGTCGGTACTCATCAACGTCCTCGCCGACCCGTTTTTCATCTTCGGCTTCGAGGCCAATCCGCTGTTCGGCTGGCTGGACGCCACACCCGTCGTCGGTACCGTCGACTTCGCCGGTCTCGAGGCGGGGCTGTACGATCTCACCGGCTTCGCGGGCTGGGGGATCGAGGGGGCCGCGTTCGCGACTATCCTCGCACGCGGCGTCGCGACGGCCGTCGGATTGTACGTCCTCTTCGCGACGAACCGCGGCCCGACGGTGGGGATCGAGCACCTCGCTCCTAACGTCGGCATCATCGAGGACGTCATCCGCCTCGGGACGCCGAGTATGATCGAGCAGACGACGTCCGCGCTTGCGATGATCACGCTGACGGCGATCGTCGTCACGTTCTCGCCGGAGGTGGTCGCCGCCTACGGTCTCGGTAACCGACTCATCTCGCTGGTATTCTTGCCGGCGATGGGACTCGGTCGCGCCATCGACACGATGGTCGGGCAGAACCTCGGCGCCGACCGAGCCGACCGGGCGGCGAAAGCCGTCTGGCTCGCGGCGACGACCGGCGCCGGCGTCATGCTCGTCGTCGCGGTGATCGCGGTCACCTTCACCGAGCCGATCGTCTCGGTCTTTCTCGGCGACGTGCCGAACGCGCCGGAGACGATCGCTCACGGCGTCGACTACGTTCGCATCCGCTCGGTCGAGTTCGCGTTCATCGGCGTCTCGCAGGTCATCCTCGGCGGCTTCCGGGGCGCGGGGAACACGAAGACGGCGATGGTGATCTCGATGTGCACCCTCTGGGTCGGCCGCGTCGCGAGCGTGCTCGTCCTCTCGTTCAGCGTCGCGGTCACGATTCCGGTCGTCGACGTCACGATCACGACCTTCGGTTGGGGGGTAACGGGGGTCTGGGTCGGCATGGCACTCGGAAACGTCCTCGGGGCGATCGTCGGGGTCGCCTGGTTCACCCGCGGAACCTGGCGCGAGAAGTACATTGACGACGAACGTCCGCCGGCGGCCGAGGAGACTGCACCAAAGTCGTCGACGTCCGCATCGGACGAGTGA
- a CDS encoding twin-arginine translocation signal domain-containing protein, which produces MYSTDTSRRTVLKATGASLAAIGVAGCLGGDDDDNGGGDGGDGGNGGDDGVSIDPGTEIVLDGQSSGWVGKSPSEINGETNPTLILQEGESYTIGWDEGDGATHNIEIRDSGGSVVGDYSTDFTGDPGEDQFIDFEATSEMASYVCDPHPNQMNGDIIVE; this is translated from the coding sequence ATGTATTCGACCGATACATCCCGACGAACGGTACTGAAGGCGACTGGCGCATCTCTCGCGGCGATCGGCGTCGCCGGCTGTCTCGGCGGCGACGATGACGACAACGGCGGCGGAGACGGAGGCGACGGTGGGAACGGCGGCGACGATGGAGTCTCGATCGATCCAGGTACCGAAATCGTCCTGGACGGTCAGTCGAGCGGCTGGGTCGGAAAATCGCCGTCTGAGATTAACGGAGAGACGAACCCGACGCTTATTCTGCAGGAAGGTGAATCGTACACGATCGGGTGGGACGAGGGCGATGGCGCGACGCACAATATCGAAATTCGCGATAGCGGTGGCTCGGTCGTCGGTGACTACTCGACGGACTTCACCGGTGATCCTGGCGAGGATCAGTTTATCGACTTCGAAGCGACGTCGGAGATGGCGTCGTACGTGTGTGACCCTCACCCAAATCAGATGAACGGCGACATCATCGTCGAATAA
- a CDS encoding ATP-binding protein has protein sequence MTDGTLDVVEFLLTASVYTDDRSLDENDLPPAFRRVFWSAGVGPDDDGENERSPGQRGRIARGGIERPLSTTNATAREATGVEQPWGAISGLMFTERDDFSGRLSFTDREMAETWYADRVDDERLLDNPVLAKHFEGDDGVEAEYETARELNRPIQADRVWIDGLLEEYFADEEDEEMLDLVDVRAPEEIDITLDDLVLTADQEAEIHKIAKAIEHRDYLADIGLREIGKLLYVGPPGTGKTSTARALARDMDLPFVEVKLSMITSQYLGETAKNVDKTFEVAKRLAPCILFIDEFDFVAKTRRSDEHAALKRAVNTLLKSIDDISLIQDDVLLIGATNHPDQLDAAAWRRFDEIVNFPKPDTRMRSDILTVITRTMDIEEFDPFAIAEITEGLTGSDLRMVLREAVLEALTENRTTLTQADLEHAVEDFEERDNLKNMDMIEGDHEALVAGGDPGASSDGGHDHGHDD, from the coding sequence ATGACTGATGGGACACTGGACGTCGTCGAGTTCCTCCTCACGGCCTCCGTGTACACGGACGACCGGTCGCTCGACGAGAACGACCTGCCGCCCGCGTTTCGGCGCGTCTTCTGGTCGGCCGGCGTGGGTCCGGACGATGACGGCGAGAACGAGCGTAGCCCGGGTCAGCGCGGACGGATCGCCCGCGGCGGGATCGAACGGCCGCTGTCGACGACGAACGCGACCGCTCGGGAGGCGACGGGCGTCGAGCAGCCCTGGGGAGCGATCTCGGGGCTCATGTTCACCGAGCGCGACGACTTTTCGGGTCGGCTCTCGTTTACCGACCGGGAGATGGCCGAAACCTGGTACGCAGACCGCGTCGACGACGAGCGGTTGCTCGACAATCCCGTCCTCGCAAAGCACTTCGAGGGCGACGACGGCGTCGAGGCCGAGTACGAGACCGCGCGCGAGTTGAACCGGCCGATCCAGGCCGACCGGGTCTGGATCGACGGCCTGCTCGAAGAGTACTTCGCGGACGAAGAAGACGAGGAGATGTTAGACCTCGTCGACGTTCGCGCACCCGAGGAGATCGATATCACCCTCGACGACCTGGTCCTCACCGCCGATCAGGAAGCCGAGATACACAAGATCGCGAAGGCGATCGAACACCGCGACTACCTCGCCGACATCGGGCTGCGCGAGATCGGTAAACTGCTGTACGTCGGCCCGCCCGGGACGGGAAAGACGTCGACCGCCCGAGCGCTCGCGCGCGACATGGATCTTCCGTTCGTCGAGGTGAAACTCTCGATGATCACCTCCCAGTACCTCGGCGAGACGGCCAAAAACGTCGACAAGACGTTCGAGGTCGCAAAGCGACTCGCGCCGTGTATCCTCTTTATCGACGAGTTCGACTTCGTCGCGAAGACTCGGCGATCCGACGAGCACGCCGCACTCAAACGGGCGGTCAACACGCTGTTGAAGAGCATCGACGACATCTCGCTCATCCAGGACGACGTCCTGCTCATCGGCGCGACGAACCACCCCGATCAGCTCGACGCCGCCGCCTGGCGCCGGTTCGACGAGATCGTCAACTTCCCGAAGCCGGACACCCGGATGCGAAGCGACATCCTCACCGTCATCACCCGGACGATGGACATAGAGGAGTTCGACCCGTTCGCGATCGCCGAGATCACCGAGGGCTTGACCGGCAGCGACCTCAGAATGGTCTTACGCGAGGCCGTCCTGGAGGCGCTCACCGAAAATCGGACGACGCTCACCCAGGCCGACCTAGAACACGCCGTCGAGGACTTCGAAGAGCGTGACAACCTGAAAAACATGGACATGATCGAAGGCGACCACGAGGCGCTCGTCGCCGGGGGCGATCCCGGCGCGTCGAGCGACGGTGGACACGACCACGGCCACGACGACTGA
- a CDS encoding MBL fold metallo-hydrolase: MRVTLLGTGDTTGTPTVGCTCETCEAARDRGVERTRFSVHVENERTGESLLIDASPDFRYQFLREGVSLPDGIVITHVHFDHLDGLGNVYRLVDDVRVFAPDEVDPQTGRSVAETVDADYHYLDAITVSPESPLSPFETCGFEVTLAPVDHPPQLCYGLAVEDPETGAKLSLSGDTSYDIPEPSREVLADPDVLLADAIVPAHLCEHHPMGGRHAGADGVPRTFGTKHMTREGALALADDLDATETRLVHVAHFYPVEEAFAEPLAVDGEVFEL, translated from the coding sequence GTGCGCGTCACCTTACTCGGCACCGGCGACACGACGGGGACGCCCACCGTGGGGTGTACCTGCGAGACGTGCGAGGCCGCCCGCGACCGCGGCGTCGAACGCACGAGATTTTCGGTCCACGTCGAGAACGAGCGCACCGGCGAGTCGCTGCTGATCGACGCCAGTCCCGACTTTCGCTACCAGTTTTTACGAGAGGGCGTCTCGCTCCCCGACGGGATCGTGATCACGCACGTCCACTTCGACCACCTCGACGGGCTCGGCAACGTCTACCGGCTCGTCGACGACGTCCGCGTCTTCGCGCCGGACGAGGTCGATCCGCAGACCGGCCGGAGCGTCGCCGAGACCGTCGACGCCGACTACCACTACCTGGACGCGATCACCGTCTCGCCGGAGTCGCCGTTGTCCCCGTTCGAAACCTGTGGCTTCGAGGTGACGCTCGCCCCGGTCGACCACCCACCCCAGCTCTGTTACGGCCTGGCCGTCGAAGATCCGGAGACGGGTGCGAAACTGTCGCTGTCGGGCGATACCTCGTACGACATCCCGGAGCCATCCCGGGAGGTGCTCGCCGACCCAGACGTGCTGCTGGCCGACGCCATCGTTCCGGCACACCTCTGTGAGCACCACCCGATGGGCGGTCGCCACGCTGGAGCCGACGGCGTCCCCCGAACGTTCGGCACCAAACACATGACTCGCGAGGGCGCGCTCGCGCTCGCCGACGACCTCGACGCGACGGAAACCCGGCTCGTCCACGTGGCCCACTTCTACCCGGTCGAGGAGGCGTTCGCAGAGCCGCTGGCGGTCGACGGCGAAGTGTTCGAGCTATAG
- a CDS encoding DUF5787 family protein — protein sequence MSEFAFELELCTTLEARREGIVARQLGASVADPGGRIVDVVLIEPGPQFDRRTALTPEAIPDAVLCADVGTGRWTPVRDAFDCHPDRARRAVERAVDIGFLERERRGGRDCIRQVARYPDWAGRIVAIENKPDLGTPGDLERQLRTDVSLGLVDEVILATESYVTGAHLNRIPEAVGVWRVHRNRPEDPVSVEVVREPRPLDVAEPGIEPVSYHAGRTDVAVVSAKAKRDARRRLAERAYGKGWRTFSFPACAAGCSSPSGEASTGLSLPYCRYLGRLVDAASECGPACSGYENAPAPNVDLADERDRLTPWNADPEAVGRRQSGLDRFGS from the coding sequence GTGTCCGAGTTCGCATTCGAACTCGAGCTGTGTACGACGCTGGAGGCGCGCCGTGAAGGGATCGTCGCCCGCCAGCTCGGTGCGAGCGTCGCCGACCCCGGCGGGCGCATCGTCGACGTCGTGTTGATCGAACCCGGCCCGCAGTTCGACCGTCGAACGGCGCTCACACCGGAGGCGATCCCCGACGCCGTTCTCTGTGCCGACGTCGGGACGGGACGGTGGACGCCGGTTCGCGATGCGTTCGACTGCCATCCCGATCGGGCCAGGCGCGCCGTCGAGCGCGCCGTCGACATCGGTTTTCTCGAACGCGAGCGCAGGGGCGGCCGGGACTGCATCAGACAGGTCGCCCGCTACCCGGACTGGGCCGGCCGAATCGTCGCCATCGAGAACAAACCGGACCTCGGGACGCCCGGCGACCTCGAACGACAGCTCCGAACTGACGTCTCGCTCGGACTCGTCGACGAGGTGATCCTCGCGACCGAGAGTTACGTGACCGGCGCACACCTGAATCGCATTCCCGAGGCCGTCGGCGTCTGGCGCGTCCACCGAAACAGACCAGAAGACCCGGTGTCGGTCGAAGTCGTTCGCGAACCGCGACCGCTCGACGTGGCCGAACCGGGCATCGAACCGGTCTCCTACCACGCGGGACGAACCGACGTGGCGGTCGTCTCCGCGAAAGCCAAGCGCGACGCCCGGCGGCGCCTCGCCGAGCGGGCCTACGGCAAAGGCTGGCGGACGTTTTCGTTCCCGGCGTGTGCCGCCGGCTGTTCGTCTCCCAGCGGCGAGGCTTCGACGGGACTCTCGCTTCCCTACTGTCGCTACCTCGGCCGCCTCGTCGACGCCGCATCGGAGTGCGGACCGGCCTGTTCCGGCTACGAGAACGCGCCGGCACCGAACGTCGACCTGGCCGACGAACGCGACCGGCTCACCCCGTGGAACGCCGATCCGGAGGCGGTCGGCCGTCGCCAGTCCGGACTGGATCGATTCGGCAGCTGA
- a CDS encoding winged helix-turn-helix domain-containing protein — MSRTDGDTFDPFASDGVDGADRSVLSCTDCLDPAEAFALIGNETRLSILEALWAADERPVSFSALRRAVGMRDSAQFNYHLQQLEGHFVRNVEPGDGGASEESTASGYDFKHAGEKVVRSIIAGSFNEHPSVEPFSVEGSCVACDGPLLARYVEEHLSISCEACGHGHGEYQFPPGGLNDRTTAEIEDAFDQRVRHLHCLAADGVCPECSGRMETRVVESDGACCLGVGTRVDHECVQCGHTLCSAPGLRLLDHADVVSFHRERGVSLDEQPYWTLPWCVADAYTELLDRDPARLRVRMPLDGDELHVTLTEDLDVLETSVVRTA, encoded by the coding sequence ATGAGCAGAACGGACGGCGACACGTTCGATCCGTTCGCTTCGGACGGCGTCGACGGCGCCGATCGGAGCGTTCTATCGTGTACCGACTGTCTCGACCCCGCCGAAGCGTTCGCGCTGATCGGAAACGAAACGCGGCTGTCGATCCTCGAGGCGCTGTGGGCGGCCGACGAACGGCCGGTATCGTTCTCCGCGCTACGACGGGCGGTCGGCATGCGCGATTCGGCCCAGTTCAACTACCACCTCCAGCAGCTGGAGGGTCACTTCGTTCGCAACGTCGAACCGGGCGACGGTGGGGCGAGCGAGGAGTCGACAGCGTCCGGCTACGACTTCAAACACGCCGGCGAGAAGGTCGTTCGGTCGATCATCGCCGGATCGTTCAACGAGCATCCGAGCGTCGAACCGTTTTCCGTCGAGGGGTCGTGCGTCGCCTGTGACGGACCGCTTCTCGCGCGGTACGTCGAGGAGCACCTCTCGATCAGCTGTGAGGCGTGCGGACACGGTCACGGCGAGTACCAGTTCCCGCCGGGCGGACTCAACGACCGGACCACCGCCGAGATCGAAGACGCGTTCGACCAGCGCGTTCGCCACCTCCACTGTCTGGCCGCCGACGGCGTCTGTCCGGAGTGCAGCGGGCGGATGGAGACGCGCGTCGTCGAATCCGACGGGGCGTGCTGTCTCGGCGTCGGTACCCGGGTCGACCACGAGTGCGTCCAGTGTGGCCACACCCTCTGTTCGGCCCCGGGACTCCGATTGCTCGATCACGCCGACGTCGTCTCGTTCCACCGCGAACGCGGCGTCTCGCTCGACGAGCAACCGTACTGGACCCTGCCGTGGTGCGTCGCCGACGCGTACACCGAGCTACTCGACCGCGATCCCGCCCGCCTCCGCGTCCGGATGCCGCTCGACGGCGACGAACTCCACGTGACGCTCACCGAAGACCTGGACGTGCTCGAGACGTCGGTCGTCCGGACCGCTTGA
- a CDS encoding phospholipase D-like domain-containing protein has protein sequence MANTEIVDNRWGEKQAEDQIRELFSEDGTIYLVTGYFTASGYRVLRPDIETFLARSPENRLIVIVSPTADQFAPEIVRDLERLDTADQVELYKYPDGCLHAKLYLRTGENPAAIIGSANLTKVGFTQNVELSVRFDDDALTDEAFESYLEWVEQLRAACTPIRRRDVLRPLLVLNSASIWLNKARLLPRRTLIHQPVVYVLLVIMMLFVFVS, from the coding sequence ATGGCGAATACCGAAATTGTCGACAACCGGTGGGGCGAGAAGCAAGCCGAAGACCAGATCCGAGAGCTCTTCTCGGAGGATGGAACCATCTACCTGGTCACGGGCTACTTCACCGCGAGTGGCTACCGCGTGTTGCGCCCCGACATCGAGACGTTCCTGGCTCGATCTCCCGAGAACCGACTGATCGTCATCGTCAGTCCGACCGCAGACCAGTTCGCCCCCGAGATCGTTCGCGATCTGGAGCGACTCGACACGGCCGATCAGGTGGAACTTTACAAGTACCCCGACGGCTGTCTCCACGCGAAGCTCTACCTGCGAACCGGCGAGAACCCGGCCGCTATCATCGGCTCGGCGAACCTGACGAAAGTCGGCTTTACGCAAAATGTTGAACTCAGCGTCAGATTCGACGACGACGCGCTCACCGACGAGGCGTTCGAGTCGTACCTGGAGTGGGTCGAGCAGCTCCGAGCTGCGTGTACGCCGATCCGTCGACGCGACGTCCTCCGACCGCTTCTCGTCCTGAACAGCGCGAGTATCTGGCTCAATAAAGCCCGCTTGCTCCCCCGACGAACGCTTATTCACCAGCCGGTCGTCTACGTCCTCCTGGTGATCATGATGCTGTTCGTCTTCGTGAGCTAA
- a CDS encoding phosphatase PAP2 family protein, translated as MIVATSRRNVGLIDYLQDVVPEALAFPVALLTQLGAIWFAGVVLALVFVFVDRRDALVIAGLFLTGTGIWRSIKILAPVPRPEHTLIELSQLPFYLQPIYDTLVVQSGPGFPSGHAVTTSVLYLSLAATLTIWTRPRRYAFAVGMIALVGLTRITLGVHYTLDVIGGALIGQTVLICGGVLLAASPIDRVTTALGLGLASATFCFLSNLAVDPVGFWELGLFGGAVTLFGWWRYGDLEAVELPHWKPT; from the coding sequence GTGATCGTCGCTACGTCGAGACGCAACGTCGGATTGATCGACTACCTCCAGGACGTCGTACCCGAGGCGCTCGCGTTCCCGGTCGCCCTCCTCACACAACTCGGGGCTATCTGGTTCGCCGGCGTCGTCCTCGCGCTCGTCTTCGTCTTCGTCGACCGTCGAGACGCACTCGTCATCGCCGGTCTCTTCCTGACGGGGACGGGCATCTGGCGCAGTATCAAGATCCTCGCTCCCGTCCCGAGACCGGAACACACGCTGATCGAACTCTCACAGTTACCGTTCTACCTCCAGCCCATTTACGACACGCTGGTCGTCCAGAGCGGCCCCGGTTTCCCGAGCGGACACGCGGTCACGACGTCGGTGCTGTACCTGTCGCTCGCGGCCACGCTCACGATCTGGACCCGACCGCGGCGGTACGCCTTCGCCGTCGGCATGATCGCGCTGGTCGGACTGACGCGGATCACACTGGGCGTCCACTACACGCTCGACGTGATCGGCGGCGCGTTGATCGGCCAGACCGTCCTCATCTGTGGTGGCGTCCTCCTCGCCGCGTCGCCGATCGATCGCGTCACGACGGCGCTCGGCCTCGGTCTCGCGTCTGCGACGTTCTGTTTCCTGTCGAATCTCGCGGTGGATCCCGTCGGATTCTGGGAACTCGGACTCTTCGGCGGCGCCGTCACGTTGTTTGGCTGGTGGCGATACGGCGACCTCGAGGCCGTCGAGCTACCGCACTGGAAACCGACGTGA
- a CDS encoding translation initiation factor IF-2 subunit gamma: protein MSGNDQPEVNIGLVGHVDHGKTTLVQALSGAWTDQHSEEMKRGISIRLGYADATFRQCPELDAPECYTVSEECPDGSKSEPVRTVSFVDAPGHETLMATMLSGASLMDGAVLVVSASEPVPQPQTEEHLMALDIIGIENIVIAQNKVDLVDADRARENYEEIQAFVEGTVAEDAPVVPVSAGQDVNMDLLIAAIEDEIPTPERDPDADPRMHVARSFDINKPGTTAEDLTGGVLGGSLVAGELAVDGSLEIRPGRQVTEGGQSEYVPIETTVRSLQAGGESVEVATPGGLLGIGTGLDPSLTKGDALAGRLAGPPGTLPPTWESFTMSVELLDRVVGNDEADGEIDEISTGEPLMMTVGTATTVGAVSSARSGECEVQLKRPVCAEPGAKIAINRRIGARWRLIGVGTLEE from the coding sequence ATGTCAGGAAACGACCAACCGGAGGTGAACATCGGGCTCGTCGGTCACGTCGACCACGGCAAGACCACGCTGGTTCAGGCGCTCTCGGGCGCCTGGACGGACCAGCACTCAGAAGAGATGAAACGCGGCATCTCGATCCGACTGGGTTACGCCGACGCGACGTTCCGTCAGTGTCCGGAGCTCGACGCCCCCGAATGTTATACCGTATCAGAGGAGTGTCCGGACGGTTCGAAGAGCGAACCCGTCCGGACCGTTTCGTTCGTCGACGCCCCGGGTCACGAGACCCTGATGGCGACGATGCTTTCTGGCGCGTCGCTGATGGACGGCGCCGTGCTCGTCGTCAGCGCGAGCGAGCCCGTCCCCCAGCCCCAGACCGAAGAGCACCTGATGGCGCTCGACATCATCGGCATCGAGAACATCGTCATCGCCCAGAACAAAGTCGACCTCGTCGACGCGGACCGGGCGCGCGAAAACTACGAGGAGATCCAGGCGTTCGTCGAGGGAACCGTCGCCGAAGACGCCCCCGTCGTTCCGGTCAGCGCCGGCCAGGACGTCAACATGGACCTGCTCATCGCGGCGATCGAAGACGAAATTCCCACGCCCGAGCGCGATCCGGACGCCGATCCCCGGATGCACGTCGCCCGGAGCTTCGACATCAACAAGCCGGGAACGACCGCGGAGGACCTCACGGGCGGCGTCCTCGGTGGGAGCCTCGTCGCCGGTGAACTCGCCGTCGACGGCTCGCTGGAGATCAGACCCGGTCGCCAGGTGACCGAAGGCGGCCAGTCCGAGTACGTGCCGATCGAAACGACGGTCCGGTCGTTGCAAGCGGGCGGCGAGTCGGTCGAGGTGGCGACGCCGGGCGGTTTGCTCGGAATCGGAACCGGTCTCGATCCGTCGTTGACGAAGGGAGACGCGCTGGCCGGTCGACTCGCCGGCCCGCCGGGAACGCTTCCGCCGACCTGGGAGTCATTTACGATGTCGGTCGAACTCCTCGACCGGGTCGTCGGGAACGACGAGGCCGACGGCGAGATCGACGAGATTTCGACCGGCGAACCGCTCATGATGACGGTCGGAACGGCGACCACCGTCGGCGCCGTCTCGAGCGCGCGGTCGGGCGAGTGCGAAGTCCAGCTCAAACGGCCGGTCTGTGCCGAACCCGGCGCGAAGATCGCCATCAACCGACGCATCGGCGCCCGGTGGCGCCTGATCGGGGTCGGAACCTTAGAAGAGTAA
- a CDS encoding PIN domain-containing protein, which translates to MTTRVVLDTSALMMPVELDVRLFDELDRLLGGGPRSITDGDVDTDGGFSAVVAQPVLEELRRLSEKGGTEGTAANVGHDLATERCLAVDTEESYADDALVELAREGSVDYVVTNDRPLRDRVLAEGIPVIALRGRNKLGITQP; encoded by the coding sequence ATGACGACGCGCGTGGTCCTCGACACCAGTGCACTCATGATGCCCGTCGAACTCGACGTCCGCCTGTTCGACGAACTCGATCGGCTCCTCGGCGGCGGGCCGCGGTCGATCACCGACGGGGACGTCGACACGGACGGCGGATTCAGTGCGGTCGTGGCCCAGCCGGTCCTCGAAGAACTCCGTCGACTCTCTGAGAAGGGAGGCACGGAAGGGACCGCCGCGAACGTCGGCCACGACCTGGCGACCGAACGGTGCCTGGCCGTCGATACGGAAGAATCGTACGCCGACGACGCCCTGGTCGAACTCGCCCGGGAGGGAAGCGTCGACTACGTCGTCACGAACGACCGGCCGCTGCGCGATCGGGTGCTGGCGGAAGGAATACCGGTAATTGCATTACGCGGGAGAAACAAACTGGGAATCACTCAACCATAG